A genomic window from Ignavibacteria bacterium includes:
- a CDS encoding TetR/AcrR family transcriptional regulator, whose amino-acid sequence MITEEFNITNLNILPEDKLKIINYAQDRFFKEGFYKITMDEISKELGMSKSTLYKYFPSKIELLDEAIQLLIKGVNSRISAAIVKDVNAVDKFVMIIRVLTATITKFSDKFMSDLQHHAPQIWVKVDETRKKLLYQNISKIIILGQKEELIKKYPPELIITLITGGIRGVVNPQFLIATRFSYNDAVHYAFKILLYGILTEKGQVIFKKIKL is encoded by the coding sequence ATGATAACCGAAGAATTTAATATTACCAATTTAAACATCCTGCCGGAAGATAAGCTTAAAATTATTAATTACGCCCAGGATAGATTCTTTAAAGAAGGATTTTATAAGATCACTATGGATGAAATATCCAAAGAGCTTGGAATGAGCAAAAGCACTTTATATAAATACTTTCCTTCCAAAATAGAGCTGCTTGATGAGGCGATACAATTACTGATTAAGGGAGTTAATTCAAGGATCTCTGCAGCAATCGTAAAAGATGTTAACGCTGTAGATAAATTCGTGATGATAATTCGCGTACTAACCGCTACTATTACCAAGTTCAGCGATAAATTCATGAGCGACCTTCAGCATCATGCTCCGCAGATATGGGTAAAAGTTGATGAGACAAGGAAAAAACTCTTATACCAAAATATTTCAAAAATAATAATACTGGGCCAAAAAGAAGAGCTGATAAAAAAGTATCCGCCTGAGCTGATAATTACTTTAATAACCGGCGGAATAAGAGGTGTAGTAAATCCGCAATTTTTAATCGCTACCCGCTTCAGCTACAATGATGCAGTTCATTACGCTTTTAAAATACTTTTATACGGAATACTGACAGAAAAAGGACAGGTAATTTTTAAAAAAATAAAATTATGA
- a CDS encoding helix-turn-helix transcriptional regulator — MILLGYPDYTKPGFDINSPCPEHKWPNMLIYNKTNSAYYPLHTGPLTLKYTIRGEEYFATKQRSYRVQPNSYLIFNAGQKYSARIQSETESETLGVFFRPAFAEEVLRSLAASDENILNNEHNNTVISEQPVTFMEMIYPFDGRLMPFIYKFCLAAKKGFDDQQWLDEELYLMLKVLLEIHKQVGEEIKSIPAAKRSTKIELYKRINNAKDYIDENYMNEIKIEDAAKAACMSNFHFLRLFKKVFNETPYQYITYKRLARASSMIMKSQLSITEICFAVGFQSLSSFSWLFKQKYGISPEVMRKDYNSFEHKLARIKK; from the coding sequence ATGATACTTCTAGGATACCCAGATTATACCAAACCCGGATTTGATATAAATTCGCCATGCCCTGAGCATAAATGGCCCAATATGTTAATTTACAATAAGACCAATTCCGCTTATTACCCGCTGCATACGGGACCTTTGACGCTTAAATATACTATCCGCGGTGAAGAATACTTTGCAACCAAACAGCGCAGTTACAGAGTTCAGCCAAATAGTTACCTGATATTCAATGCGGGACAGAAATATTCAGCGCGCATTCAATCAGAAACTGAGAGCGAAACACTTGGCGTTTTTTTTCGCCCGGCATTTGCCGAAGAAGTTCTTCGCAGCCTTGCTGCAAGCGATGAAAACATACTTAACAATGAACATAACAATACTGTTATTTCAGAACAGCCTGTTACTTTTATGGAAATGATCTATCCGTTTGACGGAAGGCTGATGCCGTTTATTTATAAATTCTGCCTGGCGGCAAAAAAAGGATTTGATGACCAGCAGTGGCTTGATGAAGAGCTTTATTTGATGCTGAAGGTACTGCTTGAAATACATAAACAGGTGGGTGAGGAAATTAAAAGCATTCCTGCCGCTAAACGCTCCACAAAAATTGAGCTGTATAAACGCATCAATAATGCCAAAGATTACATTGATGAAAATTACATGAATGAGATAAAAATTGAAGATGCCGCAAAAGCAGCATGCATGAGCAATTTTCACTTTCTGCGTTTATTTAAAAAAGTCTTCAATGAAACTCCTTACCAGTATATTACATATAAGCGGCTCGCACGCGCTTCCAGTATGATAATGAAATCACAGCTTTCAATTACAGAAATTTGTTTTGCCGTCGGTTTCCAGAGCTTAAGCTCCTTCAGCTGGCTGTTTAAGCAAAAATACGGTATATCACCTGAGGTGATGCGGAAAGATTATAACAGCTTTGAACATAAATTAGCAAGAATTAAGAAGTGA
- a CDS encoding VOC family protein, protein MRNTINWFELPVVDFDRAKKFYEAIFEAKIEDQMMGPYRMGFLPSDGQGVSGAIVHGEGYTPSDKGAMIYLNADGIIDEVIERIGKAGGNVVVPRTPITPEIGDFAIFMDTEGNKVALHTPPPRK, encoded by the coding sequence ATGAGAAACACAATAAACTGGTTTGAGCTGCCTGTTGTTGATTTTGACAGGGCAAAGAAATTTTACGAAGCGATATTCGAAGCTAAGATCGAAGACCAGATGATGGGACCCTACCGTATGGGCTTTCTTCCATCCGATGGACAGGGCGTAAGCGGCGCTATTGTTCACGGTGAAGGCTACACACCAAGCGATAAAGGCGCTATGATCTATCTTAATGCTGATGGCATCATTGATGAAGTTATCGAAAGAATCGGCAAAGCCGGCGGAAATGTTGTTGTTCCCAGAACACCTATTACTCCTGAAATTGGCGACTTCGCTATTTTCATGGATACTGAAGGCAACAAAGTTGCTCTTCATACCCCTCCTCCAAGGAAATAA
- a CDS encoding nuclear transport factor 2 family protein produces MITDTRAWIESIGKTIDAKDAKGFSEFCTEDGEFRFGNAEPVFGRKNIEDYVAAFFGMIGGSKHEIPNCWNTGDHIIWEGKVTYTRLDGKVVPVNFTNIFYMEGDLIKRYLIFIDNTPLFA; encoded by the coding sequence ATGATCACAGATACAAGAGCATGGATTGAATCAATAGGCAAAACTATTGACGCAAAGGATGCAAAAGGATTTTCAGAGTTCTGCACGGAAGACGGTGAATTCAGGTTTGGTAATGCAGAGCCGGTATTCGGCAGGAAAAACATTGAAGATTATGTTGCTGCGTTCTTTGGAATGATTGGCGGCAGTAAACATGAAATCCCGAACTGCTGGAATACAGGCGATCACATTATCTGGGAAGGCAAAGTTACCTACACAAGGCTTGATGGTAAAGTAGTGCCGGTAAACTTCACAAATATATTTTATATGGAAGGCGACTTGATTAAAAGATATTTAATATTTATCGATAATACTCCCCTGTTTGCATAG
- a CDS encoding T9SS type A sorting domain-containing protein, translating into MKKALLFFFIALCVSNVYSQFSEQQSIAVPPPFLNVSPNGTSSQVEIINGFDNIFLGTDFGEPYIATNPRDKLNSICAFNTNGLYYTLDGYNWIRNSPTFIGFSILGDPVMAYDSLGVCYYAQLYQNGSTYGIAVMKTTNKGVNWVGPYNVYNTTAGLSDKEWITADQTAGPYSNNVYVCWRQFGETGMRFVRSTNGGVNWSTPQTFIGGQGAYVSVGPNGNVQGGSVYFASTQGGGIYVNRSTDGGVNFTPQVVAAVVNPPGVFCAGRYTVKDCIRNNEFPRMAADNSFTATRGNVYVVFAANPTGPDNADVFLIKSTDYGVNWTSPLRVNDDATITDQWLPSVSVDNATGKVFVCWYDSRMDEASNLQTRLYAAVSTNGGNSFMTNENVSDVSFNPNSMAVGQPGGEKYIGDYIGNSAIGNTSYNVWMDGRNNSLRSYVGYYPDYAMTTSPAFRNLQNGDSTTFTVTIPGIKGQFNERVKFNAYVDTLPQSGSLQITFANGKDSISAFPDSVTVKVKAVGSVTPRNYKLNIRGRSSLNGSNIHIRTVDLLVNSSYLNIGTNRGNICEFKVNGVQYNSSQSLVFPNGSQVTVQAISPKTVGFNRYVFVNWSDNGDTTHQVTINSNTTLTANYKIQFRVAVVSSVANTFGDGYSDSGSTVQFGVLSRNIIFNGTPYSFRGWTGNGTGSYTSSDSTGNDTAVSVLIRNPIVETARWTVPIGIQNISSELPTEYKLHQNFPNPFNPVTNINFDIIKQGVVKITVYDLLGREVETIVNQDMSPGRYRLDFNATNYASGMYLYRIETGDFSDVKKMLIVK; encoded by the coding sequence TTGAAAAAAGCATTATTGTTCTTTTTTATTGCTTTATGCGTTTCAAATGTATATTCACAGTTTTCAGAGCAGCAATCAATAGCAGTGCCTCCCCCGTTTTTGAATGTTTCTCCGAACGGGACAAGTAGCCAGGTTGAAATAATCAACGGCTTCGATAATATTTTCCTGGGCACAGATTTTGGCGAGCCGTATATTGCTACAAACCCAAGAGATAAGCTTAACAGCATATGCGCATTCAATACCAACGGGTTATATTACACTCTTGATGGATATAACTGGATTAGAAACAGTCCAACATTTATAGGGTTCAGCATTTTAGGTGATCCTGTTATGGCGTATGACAGTCTTGGCGTTTGTTATTACGCACAGCTGTACCAGAACGGTTCAACCTACGGCATAGCAGTTATGAAAACTACTAATAAAGGAGTTAACTGGGTTGGTCCTTACAACGTTTACAATACAACAGCAGGGTTAAGTGATAAGGAATGGATAACCGCAGACCAGACAGCGGGTCCATACAGCAATAATGTATATGTTTGCTGGAGGCAGTTCGGCGAAACTGGCATGCGTTTTGTGCGAAGCACAAACGGAGGGGTGAACTGGTCAACTCCGCAAACATTTATTGGCGGTCAGGGCGCTTATGTTTCAGTCGGACCCAACGGTAATGTACAGGGCGGCAGCGTATATTTTGCTTCAACACAGGGCGGCGGTATATATGTCAACCGATCAACTGATGGCGGTGTGAATTTTACACCCCAGGTAGTAGCCGCAGTTGTAAATCCGCCGGGGGTTTTCTGTGCCGGCAGATATACTGTTAAGGATTGCATCAGGAACAATGAATTCCCGAGAATGGCAGCTGATAACAGTTTTACAGCTACAAGAGGAAATGTTTATGTGGTGTTTGCGGCAAATCCGACCGGACCCGATAACGCAGATGTATTTCTTATCAAATCAACCGATTATGGTGTTAACTGGACATCGCCGTTAAGAGTGAACGATGACGCAACAATAACAGACCAGTGGCTGCCATCTGTATCAGTTGATAATGCAACAGGAAAAGTTTTTGTCTGCTGGTATGATTCACGTATGGATGAAGCAAGCAATCTGCAGACAAGGCTTTACGCCGCAGTTTCTACTAACGGCGGGAACAGCTTTATGACCAATGAAAATGTTTCTGATGTATCATTTAATCCAAACAGCATGGCTGTTGGCCAGCCTGGCGGCGAAAAATATATCGGTGATTATATAGGTAATTCCGCAATTGGCAATACAAGCTATAATGTGTGGATGGACGGCAGGAATAACAGTTTAAGAAGTTATGTAGGATACTATCCTGATTACGCTATGACAACAAGTCCAGCTTTCAGGAATTTGCAGAATGGTGACAGCACAACTTTTACAGTAACAATACCGGGAATAAAAGGACAGTTCAATGAGCGGGTTAAGTTCAACGCTTATGTTGATACATTGCCGCAGAGCGGCAGCCTGCAGATAACTTTCGCTAACGGAAAGGATTCAATATCTGCTTTTCCTGATTCAGTTACAGTAAAAGTAAAAGCTGTTGGAAGTGTTACTCCCAGAAATTACAAATTAAATATAAGAGGCAGAAGCTCTCTTAATGGCTCAAATATTCATATAAGAACAGTTGACCTGCTGGTTAACTCTTCATACCTTAATATCGGGACTAACAGGGGCAATATTTGTGAATTCAAAGTAAACGGGGTTCAGTATAACTCGTCTCAAAGCCTGGTCTTTCCCAACGGATCACAGGTGACTGTGCAGGCTATAAGTCCAAAGACAGTTGGTTTCAACAGGTATGTGTTTGTTAACTGGTCTGATAACGGTGATACAACTCACCAGGTTACAATTAACAGCAATACAACTTTAACAGCAAATTATAAAATTCAGTTCAGGGTAGCAGTAGTATCATCGGTAGCAAATACTTTTGGCGATGGTTACAGCGATTCAGGCTCAACTGTTCAGTTTGGCGTTCTTTCCAGAAATATAATTTTCAACGGCACACCATATTCTTTCAGAGGCTGGACAGGCAATGGTACAGGCTCTTATACGAGCTCTGACAGCACGGGAAATGATACTGCTGTATCTGTTTTGATAAGGAACCCGATAGTAGAAACAGCAAGATGGACCGTACCGATCGGTATACAGAATATTTCCAGTGAGCTGCCAACGGAATATAAGCTGCATCAGAATTTCCCGAATCCTTTCAACCCGGTTACAAATATCAATTTTGATATTATAAAACAGGGTGTTGTAAAGATAACAGTGTATGATCTGCTTGGAAGAGAAGTTGAAACAATTGTTAACCAGGATATGTCACCCGGCAGATACAGGCTTGATTTCAACGCAACCAATTACGCAAGCGGTATGTACCTGTACAGAATTGAAACCGGTGACTTCAGTGATGTAAAGAAGATGCTGATAGTGAAGTAA
- a CDS encoding agmatine deiminase family protein — protein sequence MKKVLLIFAIFIAFKAFAQESFLPHYPTALELQQMEYLRNNPTPPVLMDPNPPPGPVRTMAEWEELQALQITWTAQTAILRQIVDYAQEECMVYIICSDSNAVKTYLTNGGVPLTNLKFLITSFNSIWCRDYGPWTVYSQNIDTLRIIDWKYNRTARPQDDATPVFIANTMGVPIHQTLIAPNDLVNTGGNFMADGHGTAFASKLILTENGAGNPYGVSVKTESQINSIMNSYMGISRYIKMDILPYDQIHHIDMHMKLLDEETLLVGQYPTGVADGPQIELNLQYVLNNFQTCFGKPYKVLRIPMPPHNGNYPPTGNYRTYTNSVFVNKTVIVPTYELQYDTTALRIYRQALPGYNVVGIDCNAIIPSLGAIHCITKEIGVNQPVFISHSALRNTNNTSQPYEVKAYIKHKSGIANARMYWSLDTASGFTQVNMTNIGDTFRANIPAQPLNTKVYYYISATSVSGKTVTKPLPAPRGNIQFTVTNVTGIEPVAAGIPDRFSLHQNYPNPFNPVTKIKFDIAKNTNVKLSIYDITGKEVLKITDAYMTAGSYSYQWNASGFASGIYFYRLDAGNYSEVKKMILVK from the coding sequence ATGAAAAAAGTATTACTGATTTTTGCAATATTTATTGCATTTAAAGCCTTCGCACAGGAAAGTTTCCTTCCTCATTACCCAACTGCTCTGGAATTACAGCAAATGGAATATTTAAGAAATAATCCAACACCTCCGGTGTTAATGGATCCTAATCCCCCGCCGGGTCCGGTTAGAACAATGGCTGAATGGGAAGAACTGCAGGCACTGCAGATTACATGGACGGCGCAGACTGCAATTTTAAGACAGATAGTAGATTATGCCCAGGAAGAATGTATGGTGTATATTATATGTTCAGATTCAAATGCTGTGAAAACATACCTGACAAACGGCGGAGTACCGCTTACCAATCTGAAATTTTTGATAACTTCATTCAACAGTATATGGTGCAGAGATTACGGTCCGTGGACGGTTTATTCACAAAATATAGATACTTTAAGAATTATAGACTGGAAGTATAACCGCACAGCGCGTCCGCAGGATGACGCTACACCGGTATTTATTGCCAATACAATGGGAGTGCCGATACACCAGACCTTAATTGCACCGAATGACCTTGTAAATACAGGCGGTAACTTCATGGCTGATGGACACGGCACAGCTTTCGCATCTAAACTGATATTAACAGAAAACGGCGCGGGAAATCCATACGGCGTATCAGTTAAAACTGAAAGCCAGATAAACAGCATTATGAATTCATATATGGGAATAAGCAGGTATATTAAAATGGATATACTGCCTTATGACCAGATTCATCATATTGATATGCATATGAAACTGCTTGATGAAGAGACGCTGCTTGTGGGCCAATACCCAACAGGCGTAGCAGACGGTCCGCAAATAGAGCTGAACCTTCAGTATGTGCTGAATAACTTTCAGACCTGTTTTGGTAAGCCGTACAAAGTTTTAAGAATACCAATGCCGCCGCATAACGGCAACTATCCGCCAACCGGAAATTACAGAACATATACAAATTCAGTTTTTGTAAATAAAACAGTTATTGTACCAACCTATGAACTTCAGTATGATACAACTGCTCTAAGAATTTACAGGCAGGCTTTGCCCGGATATAATGTTGTTGGAATTGACTGCAATGCGATAATTCCATCGCTTGGCGCTATACATTGCATTACCAAGGAAATAGGCGTAAACCAGCCAGTATTCATATCACACTCAGCTTTAAGAAACACTAATAATACTTCACAGCCTTACGAAGTAAAGGCGTATATAAAGCATAAAAGCGGTATCGCAAATGCAAGAATGTACTGGTCACTTGATACAGCAAGCGGATTTACACAGGTAAATATGACAAACATCGGCGATACATTCAGAGCGAATATACCCGCTCAGCCCCTGAATACTAAGGTATATTACTATATATCTGCAACATCGGTAAGCGGAAAGACTGTAACAAAACCGCTGCCAGCTCCAAGGGGAAATATCCAGTTCACAGTTACAAACGTAACGGGTATTGAACCAGTAGCAGCGGGAATTCCGGATAGATTTTCACTGCATCAGAATTATCCTAACCCGTTCAATCCGGTTACAAAGATAAAGTTTGATATAGCAAAAAATACAAATGTTAAGCTGAGTATATATGATATAACAGGCAAAGAAGTATTGAAGATAACCGACGCGTATATGACAGCAGGTTCATACAGCTACCAGTGGAATGCTTCGGGTTTCGCCAGCGGAATATATTTCTACAGGCTTGATGCCGGGAATTATTCGGAAGTTAAAAAAATGATACTGGTAAAATAA
- a CDS encoding YggS family pyridoxal phosphate-dependent enzyme: protein MPVEMIFLQEFCNITENLGGQYDYIENNLLKIKQKISRVCGSIERDPKEIYIIAVSKTFPADAIGSALDYNQLDFGENRVQELLQKEPEFRDRIIHWHLIGHLQTNKVKFIVPFVFMIHSLDSLKLAQKIQAEAAKAEVKIKCLLQVNTSGEDQKSGCDPKYALMLAKEISQFENIKLKGLMTVGKIMNNEKDPAEREIVRGNFRQLKELFEEIKSHNIPGVDMKYLSMGMTSDYDIAIEEGSNMLRIGSAIFGNR from the coding sequence TTGCCTGTTGAAATGATATTTTTACAGGAATTCTGTAATATAACGGAAAATTTGGGCGGGCAATACGATTATATAGAAAATAACCTGTTAAAGATCAAACAGAAGATTTCCAGGGTTTGCGGCAGTATAGAGCGCGATCCCAAAGAAATATATATAATTGCAGTCAGCAAGACTTTTCCTGCTGATGCAATTGGTTCAGCATTGGATTATAACCAGCTCGATTTCGGTGAGAACCGTGTGCAGGAACTGCTTCAAAAGGAACCTGAGTTCAGGGATAGAATTATTCACTGGCACCTGATCGGTCATCTGCAGACTAATAAAGTAAAGTTCATAGTTCCTTTTGTTTTTATGATACACTCTTTAGACAGCCTTAAGCTTGCACAGAAAATACAGGCTGAAGCTGCGAAGGCTGAGGTTAAGATCAAATGCCTGCTGCAGGTTAATACATCAGGTGAAGATCAGAAATCAGGCTGTGATCCCAAATACGCATTGATGCTTGCAAAGGAAATTTCGCAGTTCGAAAATATCAAGCTGAAAGGCTTAATGACTGTCGGCAAAATTATGAATAACGAAAAAGATCCCGCTGAGCGCGAAATTGTCAGAGGAAATTTCAGGCAGTTAAAGGAATTATTCGAAGAGATAAAAAGCCATAATATACCCGGGGTTGATATGAAGTATCTATCAATGGGTATGACATCAGATTATGATATCGCAATCGAAGAAGGCTCAAACATGCTGCGCATCGGCTCAGCAATCTTCGGAAACCGTTAA
- a CDS encoding DivIVA domain-containing protein, with amino-acid sequence MRLSAIDIKKQEFKKTMRGYDVSEVEAYLDTVGNTVENLFREIEMLKEQAAKLTEEKEELTSEINVYRENEKTFQKAIVKSQDMAEDILDNAKKRAELIIKEAEILSSKTKVQAHEEFLNLRQELEELKNKNEAVIDDIKNYLVEKLNSIEEYQRNRKIFKLENNIASMEQVKESEPVREELPSNTFGLNLGSLNMGLDDQSSK; translated from the coding sequence ATGAGACTATCAGCAATCGACATCAAAAAACAGGAATTCAAAAAAACGATGAGAGGTTACGATGTCAGCGAAGTTGAAGCATATCTTGATACTGTTGGCAATACCGTTGAAAACCTGTTCAGGGAAATAGAAATGCTCAAAGAGCAGGCAGCAAAGCTTACTGAAGAAAAGGAAGAGCTTACTTCAGAGATCAATGTTTACCGCGAAAATGAAAAAACTTTCCAGAAGGCTATTGTGAAGTCACAGGATATGGCTGAGGATATACTTGATAACGCCAAGAAACGGGCGGAGCTTATCATAAAGGAAGCTGAGATACTTTCAAGCAAAACAAAGGTACAGGCTCATGAGGAATTCCTGAACTTAAGGCAGGAGCTCGAAGAGCTGAAAAATAAAAATGAAGCTGTAATTGATGACATTAAAAATTACCTGGTTGAAAAGCTCAATTCCATCGAAGAATACCAGCGCAATAGGAAGATTTTTAAGCTTGAAAATAATATTGCATCTATGGAACAAGTTAAAGAAAGCGAACCTGTCAGAGAAGAGCTTCCTTCCAATACTTTCGGTCTCAATTTGGGCAGCTTAAATATGGGACTTGATGACCAAAGCAGCAAATAA
- a CDS encoding purine-nucleoside phosphorylase, with the protein MKATHDFLQNHTGGYTADVGIILGTGLGGLVKDINIHHRIDYKEIPHFPVSTVESHHGNLILGEISGMNAVVMQGRFHYYENYSHEEITYPVRIMKQMGVKALIVSNACGGLNPVYKKADLMIMRDHINFHYDSPLKNFKFPSYNKPLYSSELIALAEKAALMNEISVRKGVYLSLHGPALETKAEYAMVRKFGADAVGMSTIPEATVASNLGIKTLGLSIITDMGLPDTLKPAVLAEILEAAAEAEPKMTLLTRRTIEMLSFN; encoded by the coding sequence ATAAAAGCTACCCATGATTTTTTGCAGAATCATACAGGCGGTTATACCGCCGATGTTGGTATAATACTCGGCACTGGACTTGGTGGACTGGTAAAAGATATCAACATTCACCACCGCATCGATTACAAGGAAATTCCGCATTTCCCGGTTTCTACAGTAGAATCTCATCACGGCAATTTGATACTGGGAGAAATTTCCGGCATGAACGCCGTTGTAATGCAGGGCAGGTTTCACTATTACGAAAATTATTCCCATGAAGAAATTACTTACCCCGTCAGGATAATGAAACAAATGGGTGTTAAAGCTCTGATAGTTTCAAACGCCTGCGGAGGGTTGAATCCGGTTTATAAAAAAGCTGACCTGATGATAATGCGCGATCATATAAATTTCCATTATGATAGCCCGCTTAAAAATTTTAAATTCCCCTCTTATAATAAACCGCTTTACAGCAGTGAGCTGATTGCCCTTGCTGAAAAAGCTGCGCTTATGAATGAAATAAGCGTTCGCAAAGGTGTGTACCTTTCCCTTCACGGTCCCGCCCTGGAAACCAAAGCGGAATACGCAATGGTGCGCAAATTCGGTGCTGATGCCGTGGGTATGTCAACCATTCCTGAAGCGACTGTTGCTTCGAATCTCGGTATTAAAACACTTGGACTTTCAATTATAACGGATATGGGATTACCCGATACTCTAAAGCCTGCTGTACTTGCTGAAATATTGGAAGCAGCAGCCGAGGCTGAGCCCAAAATGACACTGCTTACACGCAGGACAATTGAAATGCTTTCTTTTAATTAA
- a CDS encoding purine-nucleoside phosphorylase produces MTEQKNQIKLSADFIKASSPFKSKASFAVITYKDPSFLKDYKIVKKIRYSDIPPAFNTGENEGGEFIFAGSKDGKKNFYILNGHLNFYSGYSMRETAHPVYVLNELGVKNVIVVDEAGFLNPRFKTGGVALVYDHINLMGDNPLIGENDSTLGTRFPDMSDPYDEKWYNNISVFLREKKFEYFPSVYLGVTGPETETEAECRFYRETGADILGYSLVPENIAMVHAGMKCAAFCMLTRELVADRLKEISPEEKNKNRAKAEKAFAPILADLIKQID; encoded by the coding sequence ATGACAGAACAGAAAAACCAAATTAAGCTTTCCGCTGATTTTATAAAAGCAAGCTCACCGTTTAAAAGCAAAGCAAGCTTTGCGGTTATTACTTATAAAGATCCCTCGTTTTTGAAGGATTACAAAATTGTAAAAAAGATCAGGTATTCTGATATTCCCCCTGCATTCAACACCGGTGAAAATGAAGGCGGAGAATTTATTTTTGCCGGTTCTAAAGATGGAAAAAAGAATTTTTATATTTTAAACGGTCATCTTAATTTTTACAGCGGTTACAGTATGCGCGAAACCGCGCACCCGGTTTATGTTTTAAATGAGCTTGGGGTAAAAAATGTTATTGTTGTTGATGAAGCAGGATTCTTAAATCCACGTTTTAAAACCGGGGGAGTAGCCCTTGTTTACGATCATATTAACCTCATGGGTGATAACCCGCTGATAGGTGAAAATGACAGCACTCTTGGTACAAGATTTCCTGATATGAGCGATCCTTACGATGAAAAATGGTATAATAATATTTCCGTATTTTTAAGGGAAAAGAAGTTTGAATATTTTCCTTCGGTTTACCTGGGTGTTACGGGACCCGAAACCGAAACAGAAGCTGAATGCAGGTTTTACCGTGAAACAGGCGCTGATATTCTTGGCTATTCACTCGTTCCTGAAAATATCGCAATGGTTCATGCTGGAATGAAATGCGCTGCATTCTGTATGCTTACCCGTGAGCTTGTTGCAGATAGACTCAAAGAAATTTCACCCGAAGAAAAAAACAAGAACAGGGCAAAAGCTGAAAAAGCATTTGCTCCAATACTGGCTGATCTGATCAAACAGATTGACTAA
- a CDS encoding homocysteine S-methyltransferase family protein yields the protein MGALKELLAAGRTIILDSAMGTELQTRGLSVKLPLWSAQALIDKPDTVRHIHIDNIDTGADIITTNTFRTQRRTYEKAGHRYKEMDYTDTAKHFTADAVDLAKDAVMIAAEEDEVMVAGCIAPLEDSYRPDLTPDTDTLCTEHYEHMKNLADAGVDLFIAETITNIREISAVLNQLHKFGLDNILSITPRSDKELFSGEPLSEAVSIINKYTPDILSVNCIHPHMVEPVIAHLKTLTEIPLGVYANIGDPNYKADPKHKENDPMKRTVSPDEYLKYAQKWKSMGVRMIGGCCGTNPLYIAKLSSLKKK from the coding sequence ATGGGCGCATTAAAAGAATTACTCGCAGCCGGCAGGACTATCATACTTGATAGCGCTATGGGAACAGAGCTTCAGACAAGAGGATTAAGCGTTAAGCTGCCTTTATGGAGCGCGCAGGCACTGATAGATAAGCCGGATACTGTACGGCACATCCATATCGATAATATTGATACAGGCGCTGATATAATCACTACCAATACTTTCCGTACCCAGCGAAGGACCTATGAAAAGGCAGGGCACAGGTATAAAGAAATGGATTATACCGATACTGCGAAACACTTCACAGCAGACGCAGTTGATCTTGCTAAAGATGCTGTAATGATAGCTGCCGAGGAAGATGAAGTTATGGTTGCAGGCTGTATTGCTCCCCTTGAAGACAGCTACCGCCCTGATCTTACCCCCGATACCGATACACTTTGCACTGAACATTACGAACACATGAAAAATCTCGCAGATGCCGGGGTTGATCTTTTTATAGCTGAAACTATAACGAACATCCGTGAAATTTCAGCGGTTCTGAACCAGCTTCATAAATTCGGGCTTGATAATATTTTGAGCATTACTCCGCGCAGTGATAAAGAATTATTTTCAGGTGAACCGTTAAGCGAAGCTGTCAGCATTATCAATAAATATACACCGGATATTTTAAGTGTAAACTGCATTCACCCGCATATGGTTGAGCCTGTTATAGCACATTTAAAAACACTGACTGAAATTCCGCTGGGTGTTTACGCAAATATCGGCGATCCAAATTATAAGGCAGACCCCAAACATAAAGAAAACGACCCGATGAAACGCACCGTTTCACCGGATGAATATTTAAAGTATGCGCAGAAATGGAAATCAATGGGTGTCAGAATGATAGGCGGCTGCTGCGGAACGAATCCGCTCTACATTGCGAAACTAAGCTCGCTAAAGAAAAAATAA